The following proteins come from a genomic window of Salvia hispanica cultivar TCC Black 2014 chromosome 4, UniMelb_Shisp_WGS_1.0, whole genome shotgun sequence:
- the LOC125222283 gene encoding uncharacterized protein At1g32220, chloroplastic, giving the protein MASISCIASSISAATSQSTTPLFSPFSANPHFVGFSYRRSHRVGIRCSYSGSGIREDSNVGTIDVVADVKTERVVVLGGSGFVGSAICKAAVSKGIEVISLSRSGRPSYSDAWVDQVTWLTGDVFYANWDEVLPGATTVVSTLGGFGSEEQMQRINGEANIVAVNAAKEFGIPKFILISVHDYNLPSFLLSNGYFTGKRKAESEVLSKYPASGVVFRPGFIYGKRKVDGLEIPLDLVGEPVEKLLNAVQNFTRPLNSLPASDLLLAPPVSVDDVAFAVVNAVSDDDFFGVFTIEQIKEAAAAAKV; this is encoded by the exons ATGGCGTCAATTTCCTGCATCGCCTCCTCCATTTCCGCAGCTACTTCGCAATCGACTACACCTCTATTTTCCCCCTTTTCCGCCAACCCCCATTTCGTTGGCTTCTCTTACCGCCG ATCACACAGGGTTGGTATAAGGTGCAGTTACTCTGGCTCTGGCATTAGAGAGGATTCGAATGTCGGTACTATTGATGTTGTTGCTGATGTTAAGACTGAGCGA GTTGTAGTTTTAGGTGGCAGTGGCTTTGTGGGTTCAGCAATATGCAAAGCTGCAGTATCAAAGGGTATCGAGGTCATTAGTCTTAGCAG GTCAGGCCGACCATCTTACTCGGATGCATGGGTAGATCAGGTCACTTGGCTGACAG GAGAtgttttttatgcaaattgggATGAAGTGCTTCCAGGTGCTACTACAGTTGTTTCAACACTTGGAGGTTTTGGCAGCGAGGAACAGATGCAAAGGATCAACGGCGAGGCTAATATAGTAGCAGTAAATGCTGCTAAAGAGTTTG GTATTCCCAAGTTCATATTGATCTCGGTTCATGATTACAATTTGCCATCCTTTCTACTATCGAACGGTTACTTCACTGGGAAAAGGAAAGCTGAATCCGAGGTTCTGTCCAAGTATCCAGCTTCAG GCGTTGTTTTCAGACCGGGGTTCATATATGGGAAACGAAAGGTCGATGGTCTCGAGATTCCCCTGGACTTAGTTGGGGAGCCAGTGGAGAAACTTCTCAACGCTGTACAGAATTTTACCAGACCTTTGAACTCTCTGCCTGCCTCTGATCTACTGTTGGCTCCCCCTGTCAGTGTAGACGACGTTGCGTTCGCGGTAGTAAATGCCGTCTCTGATGATGATTTCTTCGGCGTTTTCACCATCGAGCAAATCAAGGAAGCTGCAGCAGCAGCAAAGGTCTGA
- the LOC125222285 gene encoding proteasome subunit beta type-3-A yields the protein MSIFEYNGSALVAMVGKNCFAIASDRRLGVQLQTIATDFQKIYRIHHKLFIGLAGLATDAQTLYQRLVFRHKLYHLREERDMKPETFASLVSAVLYEKRFGPYFCQPVIAGLGDDDKPFICTMDSIGAKELAKDFVVAGTASESLYGACESMFKPDMEAEELFETISQALISSVDRDCLSGWGGHVYLVTPTEVTERILKGRMD from the exons ATGTCG ATCTTTGAGTATAATGGGAGCGCCCTGGTGGCGATGGTGGGGAAGAACTGCTTCGCCATCGCCAGCGACCGGAGGCTCGGCGTGCAGCTGCAGACGATCGCCACCGACTTTCAGAAGATTTACAGGATCCACCATAAGCTCTTCATCGGTCTTGCTGGCCTCGCTACTGATGCCCAAACTCT GTATCAGAGGCTTGTATTCCGGCACAAGTTATATCATCTTAGGGAAGAGAGGGACATGAAGCCTGAAACATTTGCTAGCCTCGTATCCGCAGTTCTCTACGAGAAAAG ATTTGGTCCATACTTTTGCCAACCTGTTATTGCTGGATTGGGAGATGATGACAAACCCTTCATTTGCACCATGGATTCAATTGGGGCAAA GGAACTTGCCAAAGATTTTGTTGTCGCTGGAACTGCCTCTGAATCACTCTATGGTGCCTGCGAATCAATGTTCAAACCTGACATG GAAGCTGAGGAATTGTTCGAGACCATCTCACAAGCTCTGATATCGTCAGTAGACCGTGACTGCTTGAGTGGCTGGGGAGGACATGTTTACCTCGT CACACCGACTGAAGTTACGGAGAGAATTCTCAAGGGAAGAATGGATTGA